In Thiospirochaeta perfilievii, a single window of DNA contains:
- a CDS encoding ATP-binding protein has product MIKRSRYTDKLVQYKDNDFVKVVTGVRRSGKSSLLVLFKEYLIAQGVEESHIIEINYEKYLNDDLKDEKSIHNYIKVKVKDSSRIYLLIDEVQEISNWAKVINSLRVSFNADIYVTGSNSRMFSGEHLTYLSGRYIEIKVLPLSFKEFLEFRSYSEENAQKHFNEYLLVGSFPAVSLANGQELVEAILSGLFDSIFTRDIILRGKIRDEGAFYKVAKFVFENIGNNTSANAIKNTMISQGHKITSDTVDNYLQLMCDAHMLYQCERYDIRGKERLKTNGKYYVVDTGLRNRLIGYRSGNLGHVIENIVYLQLLRLGYEVTVGKNTSSEVDFIAVKGDKRLYFQVSLTCLEEKTYAREMNALLKINDQYPKYLITMDSIDLSKDGIIHINLYDFLLENINFEVK; this is encoded by the coding sequence ATGATTAAGAGATCAAGATATACAGATAAACTGGTGCAGTATAAAGATAATGATTTTGTTAAAGTTGTAACTGGTGTTAGAAGATCAGGGAAATCATCTCTACTTGTTCTGTTTAAAGAATATCTTATAGCCCAAGGGGTAGAAGAGAGCCATATTATTGAAATAAATTATGAAAAATATCTAAATGATGATTTAAAAGATGAAAAATCCATACATAACTACATAAAAGTTAAAGTAAAAGATAGTAGTAGAATTTATTTACTTATAGATGAAGTACAAGAGATTTCTAATTGGGCGAAAGTAATTAATAGTTTAAGAGTAAGTTTTAATGCTGATATATATGTTACGGGCTCAAACTCTAGAATGTTTTCTGGGGAGCATCTTACATATCTATCAGGAAGGTATATTGAGATTAAAGTTCTACCTTTATCATTTAAAGAGTTTTTAGAATTTCGATCATATAGTGAAGAAAATGCCCAGAAGCATTTTAACGAATATCTTCTAGTAGGATCTTTTCCTGCTGTTAGTTTAGCTAATGGGCAGGAACTGGTTGAGGCAATATTATCAGGATTGTTTGATTCAATATTTACTAGAGATATAATTCTTAGGGGCAAGATTAGAGATGAAGGCGCCTTTTATAAAGTAGCTAAGTTTGTTTTTGAGAATATTGGGAATAATACTTCTGCCAATGCAATTAAAAATACAATGATATCTCAAGGGCATAAAATCACATCAGATACAGTAGATAATTATCTACAGTTAATGTGCGATGCCCATATGTTATATCAGTGTGAAAGATACGATATTAGAGGAAAAGAACGTCTTAAAACAAATGGTAAATATTATGTGGTTGATACAGGTCTTAGAAACAGGCTCATAGGATATCGCAGTGGCAATTTAGGGCATGTTATTGAAAATATTGTTTATCTTCAGTTACTTCGGTTAGGTTATGAAGTAACTGTTGGAAAAAACACATCCTCCGAGGTAGATTTTATCGCTGTTAAAGGAGATAAAAGGTTATATTTTCAGGTTAGTTTAACTTGTTTAGAAGAAAAAACATATGCAAGAGAGATGAATGCACTTCTAAAAATAAATGATCAATATCCAAAGTATTTGATTACAATGGATAGTATTGATTTATCAAAAGATGGCATCATACATATAAATCTATATGATTTTCTTCTAGAAAATATCAACTTTGAAGTTAAATAG